A part of Streptomyces sp. NBC_01235 genomic DNA contains:
- a CDS encoding response regulator transcription factor, which translates to MTIRVLIADDQMMVREGFSVLLNAMPDIEVVGEAVNGREAVDRVRELTPDVVLMDIRMPELNGIEATREIVAADGAAKVLVLTTFDLDEYVYQALRAGASGFLLKDASARQLADGVRVVAAGEALLAPSVTKRLITEFSKLSDTPRLSPTAQAAYGDLTERETEVLVLIAQGLSNLEIAGRLVVAESTIKTHVSRILVKLGLRDRTQAAVFAYEARLVTPG; encoded by the coding sequence ATGACGATCCGCGTACTGATAGCGGACGACCAGATGATGGTGCGCGAGGGCTTCTCGGTCCTGCTCAACGCGATGCCGGACATCGAGGTGGTGGGGGAGGCGGTCAACGGCCGGGAGGCGGTGGACCGGGTCCGTGAATTGACCCCCGACGTGGTCCTGATGGACATCCGCATGCCGGAGCTGAACGGCATCGAGGCGACGCGCGAGATCGTGGCGGCGGACGGCGCGGCGAAGGTCCTGGTCCTGACCACCTTCGACCTGGACGAGTACGTCTACCAGGCGCTCCGCGCAGGAGCCTCGGGCTTCCTCCTGAAGGACGCCTCGGCCCGCCAACTGGCGGACGGAGTCCGGGTGGTGGCGGCGGGTGAAGCCCTCCTGGCCCCCTCGGTCACCAAGCGCCTGATCACGGAGTTCTCGAAGCTGTCCGACACCCCGCGGCTGTCGCCGACCGCCCAGGCGGCGTACGGCGACCTGACCGAACGGGAGACGGAGGTACTGGTCCTGATCGCCCAGGGCCTGTCGAACCTGGAGATAGCCGGACGCCTGGTGGTGGCGGAGTCGACCATCAAGACCCACGTGAGCCGCATCCTGGTGAAGCTGGGCCTGCGGGACCGCACCCAGGCGGCGGTGTTCGCGTACGAGGCGAGGCTGGTGACGCCGGGCTGA